One part of the Ochotona princeps isolate mOchPri1 chromosome 18, mOchPri1.hap1, whole genome shotgun sequence genome encodes these proteins:
- the PTGR3 gene encoding prostaglandin reductase 3, with the protein MLRLAPAGVRTIVDMSYARHFLDFQGSAIPTTMQKLVATQLSPSFREAVTLLRDCPVPLPGDGDLLVRNRFVGVNASDINYSAGRYDPSVQPPFNVGFEGLGEVVALGLSASTSFTVGQPVAYMAPGSFAEYTVVPASMATAVPSVQPEYLTLLVSGTTAYISLKELGALSPGKKVLVTAAAGGTGQFAVQLAKRAQCHVIGTCSSDEKAAFLRSLGCDRPINYNVEPVASVLKREYPTGVDVVYESVGGALFDVAVGALATKGRLIVIGFISGYQSPTGMVPVKKAGILPVTLLRKSASIHGFFLNHHLSQFQASMGHLLKALDSGELVCKVDLGELSPGGRFVGLDSVFRAVDYMYLGRNSGKIVVELPRSVHSKL; encoded by the exons ATGCTGCGGCTGGCGCCCGCCGGGGTGCGAACCATCGTGGACATGTCGTACGCCCGCCACTTTCTGGACTTCCAGGGCTCCGCCATCCCCACAACCATGCAGAAGCTGGTGGCCACCCAGCTGAGCCCCAGCTTCCGGGAGGCCGTCACCCTGCTCCGGGACTGCCCGGTGCCGCTCCCTGGGGACGGAGACCTCCTCGTTCGGAACCG ATTCGTGGGTGTAAATGCCTCCGACATCAACTACTCTGCCGGCCGCTACGACCCCTCTGTGCAACCTCCCTTCAACGTAGGCTTTGAGGGCCTCGGGGAGGTGGTGGCCCTAGGCCTGTCTGCCAGCACCAGCTTCACAGTTGGCCAGCCCGTGGCTTACATGGCGCCAGGCTCCTTTGCTGAGTACACAGTGGTGCCCGCCAGCATGGCCACCGCAGTGCCTTCTGTACAACCTGAATACCTCACCCTCCTGGTGAGCGGCACCACCGCGTACATCAGCCTGAAGGAGCTGGGGGCCCTGTCCCCAGGGAAGAAAGTTTTGGTGACGGCAGCCGCAGGCGGCACAGGCCAGTTCGCAGTGCAGCTTGCAAAGAGGGCCCAGTGCCACGTCATTGGCACCTGTTCTTCGGACGAGAAGGCCGCCTTCCTGAGGTCCCTGGGCTGCGACCGGCCCATCAACTACAATGTTGAGCCCGTGGCCTCCGTCCTCAAGCGCGAGTACCCCACAGGAGTAGATGTGGTCTACGAGTCAGTCGGGGGAGCCCTGTTTGACGTGGCTGTGGGCGCCCTGGCCACCAAGGGCCGCTTGATTGTCATCGGTTTCATCTCCGGCTACCAGAGTCCCACCGGCATGGTGCCTGTGAAGAAAGCGGGGATTCTGCCGGTCACGCTGCTCAGGAAATCAGCCAGCATCCACGGCTTCTTCCTGAACCATCACCTCTCCCAGTTTCAGGCCTCCATGGGCCACCTGCTCAAGGCGCTGGACAGCGGAGAGCTGGTCTGCAAGGTGGACCTAGGAGAACTGTCCCCTGGGGGCAGGTTTGTAGGCCTGGACTCGGTGTTCCGTGCGGTGGACTATATGTACCTGGGACGAAACTCCGGCAAGATTGTAGTTGAGCTGCCTCGCTCTGTCCACAGTAAGTTGTAA